The genomic interval AAAAATCAAAATGATGCATTAGCTGAAATTAATAATATTACAAACATTAACAATTATAGAAATATTGGCTACCCTAACTCACAACAAATATGGGGACGCGTTGATAGTGACTCAGACAATGCTTGTTTTGGACTTGGTCCCTATGTCACATTAAACGTAGAAAAACTACCTTTTGCAAATACAGTAACAATACCTAGACAATGTGACGACAATCAAGATGGTGTTTTAAATTTCAATACCTCTACATTACAATCTACTTTATTGAATGGACAAACTAATGTAAGCGTTTCTTATTTTGATAATTTAAACAACCCTCTTAAAGATTCTAACGGAACTTTGATTACAAGTCCCTTTCCTACTGCTTTTTCAACAAAATCACAAATCATTAAAGCAATTGTCACAAATAATTCAACTCTAAAATGTCTCGAAGAAACGAATATTGAATTTATCGTTGACAAATTACCCCAAGTATTTCCTATTCCAAATTCTCTAACAACAGTTTGTGATGACGAAGCTGACCCACTTAATCAAGATGGTAAATTTCCATTTAACAGTTCAACATTTGAATCAACATTACTAGGTTCACAAACTGGAATGACGGTAACATATTATGATCAAATTGGAAATATGCTACCAAGTCCACTTCCAAACCCATTCCTCACTAGTACTCAAAGTATAACCGTAAAAATTGAAAATCCAATAAACAATAGTTGTCCTGCAACTACCACAATTCCATTTACCATTAATCCGTTGCCTTATATTAACATCAATAAAGACGGTAATGAGAATGAGTTAATTTGCTCTAATATCCCCACCTTTTATATTCAACTTAACGCGGGTATTAAAGATAATTCTCCATCTTCGGATTACAGCTATAAATGGTTTAAAAATAGCTCACTAATTACAAATCAAACAAATCCTACTTTGGACGTGAATTCAGAAGGAATATACACTGTTGATGTCACAACAAAAACAACGGGATGTAGTAGAACTCGTAGTATCTCAGTTACTCCATCAGACATTGCTAAAATATCTTACATTGAAATTAATGATTTAGCAGATACAAATTCAATAACAGTTGACGCAATTGGTTTAGGTGATTACGAATATAGTATTGACGACCCTAACAACTCTTTCCAAGACTCAAATATTTTCAACGATATTTCATCGGGAATACACACCGTTTATGTTCGAGACACTAATGGATGTGGTACCGTTTCCCAAGTTATTTCAGTAATTGGAGCTCCTAAATTTTTCACACCAAATGGAGATGGGCACAATGACTATTGGAATTTAAAAGGAATAAGTACTTCTTTTAATTCTAAATCTATTGTTTACATATACGATCGTTACGGAAAACTATTAAGTCAAATAAATCCATTAGGTCAAGGCTGGGACGGTACCTATAACAACAACCAACTTCCCGCAGACGATTATTGGTTCACCGTAAAGCTTGAAGATGGTAGAGAAACAAAAGGACATTTTAGTTTAAAGAGATAGAAAGTAAAAATTTATTATTTTGGGCGTGACCCGCAGAAATCCCGAAGTGTCGGGAGCGGGTTGGGCTCCCAACGCTTCGGGAGGTTTCAATCTTTTATTCTATTCCGCTATCGCTCCATTCAATAAAAGGATTTCCACTTCTATCCCTCACGCAAAACAGAACCAATCACATAAATTATAACAAACGAAAGTATATTTAGTACTAAGCTTGCTTGTATAATACTGATACCCGTGCCGCTTTTTTAGCATAATAGAACGCCAAGTATCTATATTGAATACATCCACAATAAAAATAATTTCCGCTACTAGTAGAACCAAAAAAAGCCATTTCTTTCGAAATGGCTTTTTAATATACTTGTGATAGTATTAGATTTTAAATCTTTTTCTATCAGTTTCTGTCAAATAAATTTTTCTTAAACGAATAGATTTAGGTGTAACCTCTACATATTCATCTTTTTGAATATACTCTAACGCTTCCTCTAAAGAGAAAATGATTGGAGGAATAATTCTTGCTTTCTCATCATTTCCAGAAGAACGAACGTTAGACTGTTTTTTAGCCTTAGTTACGTTAACACACATATCATCGCTACGTGAGTTTTCTCCAATTACTTGACCTTCATAAATTTCATCATTAGGATTAACGAAGAATTTACCACGATCTTGTAATTTATCGATAGAATAAGGAATTGCTTTTCCATTTTCCATAGAGATCAAAGAACCATTGTTACGTCCAGGAATAGCACCTTTGAAAGGCTCATATCCAATATAACGGTGTGACATAATTGCCTCACCTGCAGTAGCAGTCAACAATTGATTACGCAATCCAATAATTCCACGAGATGGAATATTAAATTTAACTATCATACGCTCTCCTTTACCTTCCATAGAAAGCATTTCACCTTTACGAATAGAAACAAACTCTACCGCTCTACCAGAAAGATTTTCAGGTAAGTCGATTGTTAATTCCTCAATTGGCTCACATTTTTTACCATCAATTTCTTTGATAATAACTTGTGGTTGACCGATTTGTAATTCGTATCCTTCTCTTCTCATTGTTTCAATAAGAACAGATAAGTGAAGTACACCACGACCAAAAACCATAAACTTATCAGCTGAATCAGTTTCACCCAATTTCATTGCTAAGTTTTTCTCAAGCTCTTTTGTCAAACGATCTCTAATATGACGAGAAGTTACAAATTTACCCTCTTTTCCAAAGAAAGGAGAATCATTAATTGTAAACAACATACTCATAGTAGGCTCATCAATAGCAATAGAAGCAAGTCCTTCAGGATTTTCAAAATCAGCAATAGTATCACCAATTTCAAAACCTTCAACACCTACAATTGCACAAATATCTCCAGCAATTACTTCTTGTACTTTTTTACGTCCTAGACCTTCAAAAGTATGTAATTCTTTAATACGTGATTTAGATATAGTACCATCTCTTTTTACTAATGAGATTGGCATACCTTCTCTCAATACTCCTCTTTCAAGACGACCAATAGCGATACGACCTGTAAAAGCAGAAAAATCTAAAGAAGTAATCAACATTTGTGGAGTTCCTTCAGAAACTCTTGGAGCTGGTACATTTTCGATAACCATATCCAATAATGCTTCTACATTATCAGTTACGTTTTCCCAATGGTCAGACATCCAGTTATTCTTAGCAGAACCATAAACTGTTGGAAAATCCAACTGCTCTTCTGTACCTCCTAATTCAAACATTAAGTCAAAAACTTTCTCATGAACTTCTTCAGGAGTACAGTTTTCTTTATCAACTTTATTAATAACAACGCAAGGTTTCAAACCAAGGTCTAATGCTTTTTGTAATACAAAACGCGTTTGAGGCATAGGGCCTTCAAAAGCATCTACCAATAAACAAACTCCATCAGCCATATTCAATACACGCTCTACCTCACCACCAAAATCGGCGTGACCAGGAGTGTCAATAATGTTGATTTTTGTTCCTTTGTATTGAACAGAAACATTTTTAGAAGTAATAGTAATACCTCTTTCACGCTCTAAGTCGTTGTTATCAAGGATTAAGTCACCTGTGTTTTCGTTGTCACGAAATAACTGACAGTGATACATAATTTTATCAACCAAAGTTGTTTTACCGTGATCGACGTGGGCAATAATTGCAATATTTCTAATAGATTCCATCTGTGATTTTTAATGGGTGCAAAGGTACACTTTATTTTGAAATAAAAAACATTTTGCCAATAGTTTACGTTGACATAACTCTAAATAACAATTAAAAATCTTTTAAACAAACTTTTAAATTAATTTATTAGAAATTTTCTAATTGACAATAATTAATTACATTTGGGTAATGAAAAACAAAATAAACCAAATAACCGTAGTATATCTGCTGATTGCATTGTTTGCAGTTATTGTTTTTCACAAACTCTCCCTACGCTATTTATTAGACGGAAACTACCCCATTTTCAACTTTTCCAAAGATATTCTATTAGTAACCTTTACAGGACTAATATTCAGGTATATTCTAACTGAAAATGAAAATAAAAGCAAAGCTATTTTTGAAAAATTAAAAAAAACAAATAACGAAATAAAAGAATCTAACGAAAAATACGATATCGTTGCAAAAGCTACTAGTGACACTATTTGGGATTGGAACATTGCAGAAGATAAACTATACTGGAACAAAGGAATCAAAGGTATTTATGGCTACAATCAAGAAGAAGTAGGAGAAAGCTCAAATTGGTGGTTTCAAAACATTCACCCAGAAGACAGCATAAAGATGTCAATTAAACTCTATTCTTTCATCGAACAAAAGACAGAAAACTGGCAAGACGAATACCGCTTCAAATGCGCAGATAACACTTATAAATATGTTCTTGACAGAGGATTTCTTTTAAAAGATGAAAACGGCAAAGCCATACGAATGATTGGAGCAATACAAGACATCACCAAAAGAAAAGAAGAAGAACTAAGACTTAAATTACTTGAAACAGTAATTCTACAAACAAAAGATTCCATAATCATCACCGAAGCCCATTTCAACAAAACAAAACTCCCCAAAATAGTTTACGTAAACCCTGCATTCACAACAATGACTGGTTATGAATCAGATGAAATCCTTCATAAATCTCCCGACTTTTTAAGCGGCCCAAATACTAATTTCAAAATCATTAAAAAAGTCATTTTAGCAATTAAAAATTACGAAGAATGCGTAATCGAAATGATTAGCTACAAGAAAAACGGAGAAGAGTTTTGGCTTCACTTTTCAATGATACCTATTTATAACTCTGAAAAAGAAATCTCTCACTGGATTTCAATACAGCGAGACATTACAGAAGAAAAAAGACAAGAAAAAGAAAGAGAACAATTAATCCTTGAACTAACAAGAAACAACAAAGATCTCAAACAGTTTTCATACATTACCTCCCATAACTTAAGAGCTCCAATCTCAAACCTAACCGGACTTTTAACACTAATTGAAGACATTACAATTGAAGATATTGAATTAAAAGAAATATTATACGGATTTAACAAATCTACACATTTACTAAATGAAACTATCAATGACTTAACAAAAGTCATGATTATCAAAGACAATACTTCCATCTTAAAAGAATCAATTTCTTTAAAAGACGTATTTGAAAATGTTTTCAATCAATTATCTTTCCAAATCGACCTACAAAGACCTATATTAAAAATAGATTTTGACAAAGTCCCTACTCTGATAGCCAACAAATCATACATTGAAAGTATACTACTCAATTTACTTTCCAATGCATTAAAATATAAATCGGACAACAGAAATTTAAAAATCACCATTACTGCAGATCAAACCAATGACCTTGTAACCTTACAGTTCAAAGACAACGGAATCGGAATTGACCTAAACAGAAACAGAGACAAAATTTTTGGCCTCTACCAACGATTTCATGATTATCCTGACAGCAAAGGTTTAGGCCTCTACCTTGTAAAATCACAAGTTAATGCCATGGAAGGAACTATAAGCGTAAATAGCGAAGTTGACAAAGGAACAACATTCACTTTAACTTTTAAAAACAAATAATAATGTTAAATAAAATATTGTGCATTGATGATGATCCAATCACACTAATGTTGTGCAAAAAAGTAATTTCAAAAACTGGTTTTTCAAAAGAAACTGCTACAGCACAGAATGGAGAAGAAGCACTTAAATATTTTAACCACATCAAAAAAACTGGGATAGAAAACCAAATACTTCCTCAATTAATTTTCCTAGACCTAAACATGCCTGTAATGGGAGGATGGGAATTCCTAGACTGCTTTAGCTCCAACGATTTCAATGACTTTAATCAAACTAAAATAGTCGTACTCTCTTCCACTATAGACCCAGAAGACTTAGAAAAAACAAAAAAATACCCAATGGTAATTGACTTTCTACCAAAGCCAATATCAACCTCAATGCTTGAATACCTAGCTGCTAAATTATAACATACTCACACAATGACTATCCAAAAAGAATCTAGAGACACCTTATTCTAACCAATACAAAACCAACCAACAAGCTAATCTAGATAAAATCAAATATATCGCTCAAGATTTCACTAATAGAGACACAGCTAAACAATCACTAACAAGAAGACGTTTTTCACCTTACAAAAGCCAATATAAACGGAGTGAAAGCCAAAAAGAAAGAACTTCAATTCTCTTTAATAAATATCCAAAAACACAGGAAGCATAATTACTAAGCCAAGAATCAAGAAACATCTACAATAAAAATACAGACAAATCAGGGGTCAATCTCAAATGTTGGGGAGGAATCGAAGATTTCATAACTTAGCGCCAAAAAAATCAAGCTTCCTGAATTAATAGTAGAACACTTTGATTTAGTAAGTACTAAAATCGAACAAGAGAAAATGCACTTGTTTTTTGAAGAGAAAAATACTCCTCCCAAAGAGTTTAACAATCGTCAACTAGTCTCTAAAGGATTCTTAAACGAGATCACCATCCAAGATTTCCCTTTGAGAGGTAAGTTGGTTTATTTATATATTAAACGACGAAGATGGACAGATAAAGAATCTCAAGCAATAATTCAACGTGATTGGAATATTATAGCACAAGGAACCCGCATGACTCAAGAGTTTGCGGATTTTTTAAAAGAGATTAATAGATACTAAAGCAAATGATTGTCACACTATAGGCTTCTTCTTTGGAGTCGACGGAAAGAAACTACAACGACAATATAAAAAACATCTCAGTAATTTTACTACCTGGAACCAAAGAGAGCACTCTAGTGAATGGTTATTGTTTCCCGAAAATATGGGACAATATTTATCTATTGATGAAGTTAATTTATCAATGGGCGAACTCTATACTGTGGTAACAAATAAAGCTGCCAAAGGTAAAAAAGGAGCAATAGTAGCTATTATAGCAGGGACAAAAGCCGAAATAGTGATTAATCACCTCCAAAAGATAAGTCCTGTTAAACGTAACCAAGTTGTAGAAATTACACTTGACATGGCCAATAGCATGAAGTTAATTGCTAAAAAATCCTTTCCAAAAGCCAAGCAAGTAACTGATAGGTTCCATGTTCAAAAGCTAGCATTAGAAGCTGTGCAAGAAGTTCGAATTAGGCTAAAATGGGAAGCATTAGATAAAGAAAATTTAGAAATAGCTGAAGCTAAGCTCAACAAAACACCTTTTGTTTCCAAAGAATTCTATAACGGAGATACAGCTAAACAATTACTTACCAGAAGTAGATTTCTACTATATAAAAGTCCAAATAAATGGAGTGAGAGTCAAAAAGAAAGAGCTAAAATACTATTTCAAGAATATCCCAAAATTGAAACTGTTTATTACCTAAGTCTAAAATTACGTAATATTTACAATAAAAACACAGACAAATCAGTTGCTATTACAAAATTAGCGCACTGGTATAATGATGTAGAAAAATTAGAAATCAAAAGCTTTAATACAATTATGAATACCATTAAAATCAACTATGATTCGATTTTAAACTACTTTGATAATAGAAGTACAAATGCTTCGGCAGAATCTTTTAATGCTAAAATAAAAGCATTCAGAAATCAATTTAGAGGAGTACGAAAAGTGGATTTCTTTCTCTTTAGATTAACTAAATTATTTGCCTAATCCCCAGCTTTTGTTCTTGATCCGATTCCTTTCTCTTTAGATTAACTAAATTATTTACCTAGCCCCCAAGTTTTACTCTTGATCCATTTATACCCTATAGATATATGGCATGCGTAGCGCACACAAAAAAAGCCTCTTTAAAAAAAGAGGCTTTTTGTATAAGATGTAAAAAAACAATTATTACAATTTCGCAACAAATTTAGTTAACTTAGATTTTAAGTTTGACGCTTTATTGTCATGAATAATATTCTTTTTAGCCAATTTATCAATCATAGAAATAACGTTTGATAACTTAGAAGAGGCATCAACTTTATCAGTAGCTATTCTTAATGCTTTGATCGCATTACGAGTAGTTTTGTGCTGATATCTGTTTAACACTCTTTTCTTTTCGTTGCTTCTAATTCTTTTTAATGCTGACTTATGATTTGCCATTTTATTATATTTTTATCTTTTATTATTTCTTTTATTGTAGTCCGTAAGGGAATCGAACCCCTGTTACCAAGACGAAATCTTGGCGTCCTAACCCCTAGACGAACGGACCATTATCACCTAGTTAGTTTATTAATCTAAAAGATTAATTTTGTAGCCCGTAGCGGAATCGAACCGCTCTTACATGGATGAAAACCATG from Flavobacterium ovatum carries:
- a CDS encoding transposase, whose protein sequence is MGQYLSIDEVNLSMGELYTVVTNKAAKGKKGAIVAIIAGTKAEIVINHLQKISPVKRNQVVEITLDMANSMKLIAKKSFPKAKQVTDRFHVQKLALEAVQEVRIRLKWEALDKENLEIAEAKLNKTPFVSKEFYNGDTAKQLLTRSRFLLYKSPNKWSESQKERAKILFQEYPKIETVYYLSLKLRNIYNKNTDKSVAITKLAHWYNDVEKLEIKSFNTIMNTIKINYDSILNYFDNRSTNASAESFNAKIKAFRNQFRGVRKVDFFLFRLTKLFA
- a CDS encoding transposase; its protein translation is MKLPELIVEHFDLVSTKIEQEKMHLFFEEKNTPPKEFNNRQLVSKGFLNEITIQDFPLRGKLVYLYIKRRRWTDKESQAIIQRDWNIIAQGTRMTQEFADFLKEINRY
- the typA gene encoding translational GTPase TypA, with protein sequence MESIRNIAIIAHVDHGKTTLVDKIMYHCQLFRDNENTGDLILDNNDLERERGITITSKNVSVQYKGTKINIIDTPGHADFGGEVERVLNMADGVCLLVDAFEGPMPQTRFVLQKALDLGLKPCVVINKVDKENCTPEEVHEKVFDLMFELGGTEEQLDFPTVYGSAKNNWMSDHWENVTDNVEALLDMVIENVPAPRVSEGTPQMLITSLDFSAFTGRIAIGRLERGVLREGMPISLVKRDGTISKSRIKELHTFEGLGRKKVQEVIAGDICAIVGVEGFEIGDTIADFENPEGLASIAIDEPTMSMLFTINDSPFFGKEGKFVTSRHIRDRLTKELEKNLAMKLGETDSADKFMVFGRGVLHLSVLIETMRREGYELQIGQPQVIIKEIDGKKCEPIEELTIDLPENLSGRAVEFVSIRKGEMLSMEGKGERMIVKFNIPSRGIIGLRNQLLTATAGEAIMSHRYIGYEPFKGAIPGRNNGSLISMENGKAIPYSIDKLQDRGKFFVNPNDEIYEGQVIGENSRSDDMCVNVTKAKKQSNVRSSGNDEKARIIPPIIFSLEEALEYIQKDEYVEVTPKSIRLRKIYLTETDRKRFKI
- a CDS encoding response regulator, with protein sequence MLNKILCIDDDPITLMLCKKVISKTGFSKETATAQNGEEALKYFNHIKKTGIENQILPQLIFLDLNMPVMGGWEFLDCFSSNDFNDFNQTKIVVLSSTIDPEDLEKTKKYPMVIDFLPKPISTSMLEYLAAKL
- the rpsT gene encoding 30S ribosomal protein S20, with the protein product MANHKSALKRIRSNEKKRVLNRYQHKTTRNAIKALRIATDKVDASSKLSNVISMIDKLAKKNIIHDNKASNLKSKLTKFVAKL
- a CDS encoding PAS domain-containing protein — encoded protein: MKNKINQITVVYLLIALFAVIVFHKLSLRYLLDGNYPIFNFSKDILLVTFTGLIFRYILTENENKSKAIFEKLKKTNNEIKESNEKYDIVAKATSDTIWDWNIAEDKLYWNKGIKGIYGYNQEEVGESSNWWFQNIHPEDSIKMSIKLYSFIEQKTENWQDEYRFKCADNTYKYVLDRGFLLKDENGKAIRMIGAIQDITKRKEEELRLKLLETVILQTKDSIIITEAHFNKTKLPKIVYVNPAFTTMTGYESDEILHKSPDFLSGPNTNFKIIKKVILAIKNYEECVIEMISYKKNGEEFWLHFSMIPIYNSEKEISHWISIQRDITEEKRQEKEREQLILELTRNNKDLKQFSYITSHNLRAPISNLTGLLTLIEDITIEDIELKEILYGFNKSTHLLNETINDLTKVMIIKDNTSILKESISLKDVFENVFNQLSFQIDLQRPILKIDFDKVPTLIANKSYIESILLNLLSNALKYKSDNRNLKITITADQTNDLVTLQFKDNGIGIDLNRNRDKIFGLYQRFHDYPDSKGLGLYLVKSQVNAMEGTISVNSEVDKGTTFTLTFKNK